The genomic interval GTTGCGTTTTAAAGCGTAGCCTTGCGTTTATTGTCGCAACGATTTTGGTCCCGTCGAGAAATGGTCAGTCGTCCGGTATCCAAGGTGAGCGAAACGCGATCGCTCGCGCAAGAGAAGTATTAGAAAAGCAAACGAAATCCAACCTTGCAACGAGGTCGTCCAATAAGAAGGAGTCTTTCATCCGGGCAGTTGGTAACCATCGGATTGTCTCATTGGTCGAtgcgtgaaattgaaattcttccaTAGCAGTACATACCTACCGCCACATTTCTGCCGCGCCGTGTAATACGTAGTCGGTATAGATACACGTCTACAATACACACACGTTTACATCCTGCACCGTAATATCCAACGGACATGAAATTCGCGCATTCACATTTGGCGAACGTACATTACAATTCCCATAGCTGTGTCTACATCGGCGAACGTAAGCGCAAAAGACGATCAGACAATCGGATAATCTGGTGATCCGGTGGCGTAGTCAAGGTCAGGCTGAAAGTACACCGCCGCTGTGGAATTCGCGGGGATCacgtggagagaaaaagaaggagtcggagtcggagtcggagatggagatggaggcGGAAGGCACGGCGACGACGCTGCAGGGGAAAGCGGAGAATACGAAGAGTCGCGATGTTCCATCGAGAGCGgagtattatatacgtatacgcggtggTTGCCTAGGTCGCTCGGAGGGTGTCGAGGCGGGGGCGGAGATGGAAGTGAAGATTGAAACGGCGATGGCGATGGGGAAGAGAGGGGGGCGATGGGAatcaagaggaaaaagaagtggAGGTGGAACCCCTGACATTGAGGAACTCGTGTAATTTAGTTGGCCTTCGGGTGATTCTAGCGATCTAGCACCGGTCTCTCCcggtatagagagagagagagagagagagagagactttTAGCTGGGCTATGAAAAGCTTGTCGCTCCTCGTTGTTACTCCGACGACTGTTTCTGTAACACATGCGCTCATATAGGTACGACGACGTATAACGTTTACCAGAGAACAGCGCGCGACACGTCGTTGCGCGCTcccctcgccctcgccctcgccctcgccctcgccctcgtCCCCGTTGTCGCCGTCGACTCCGCCGCCTCCACCGTAGTATATCCGACATAATTTTACGCTCGCCAATGGGAGGATGCCGTTACGTAAAGCCACTCCAACCAATTCCAACCGGGAGCTCGAGTTCGGTTGTGAAACTTCGCGCGATGCCTCATGGGAAttgaatagcaaaaaaaaccCACATCGACCGAACTCGGTTCCTCCGAAGCCGGTAGAACCGAAAACCAAATAGCAGCGATCGGAAACGGAGCCGAGCCGGcggtattattattcaatattttcgcGCGCCCTTGCAGCTGCTACCGCAGGAATTCCTTCCGCTCGAACCCGCCTGTCGCATTTTTAAATCACCCTCTCCAAACGCTTCGCGCTCGCCCCACACGCCCGCGTTGCACCTCGACGTTCCCTTTCCCTCGGAATTTAACCCCGCGCTACGGGCCGCCGATCGGGGCATTTCTTCGACGAACAAAAGCAGAAAAGAAATCTCCGCGCGCACTTTCCTACACATACCCGAGCGACGCTCGAATCCGTGTCTCCTACTCCCTCGATTCGTATCTCTTGGACGGCGAGTACGCCGTCTCACGCACGGTGTGTCCGCACATTTTGTGGGCCGTGAATCTATCTATCCAACTTTGGTTGGCCTGGTCGCGAGCAAACGTTGGCTTTCACGTGCATTTAGTAATACCCACTTATTCTGAGCACAGGTTATAGGCACCGCTTCGCTATTGCCGGGCTGCCCGCATTATAAGCGTTCGTTACACAATCCTGCAACAGCTTccaaatacacacacacacacacgagcgATATGTTAAGTCGTACACGCATACGGCCGTATATTGTGCCCGTTCGGTTCGGATCGGTATAAATTTCATCAGTCTTCAACGGGATGACGATATCTGATAAAATTcacggagaattttttttccccgtcttaACGTGGAAagtaagagaaataaaaaagtggtTATTCGATCGAAGGtcgccccccccctcccccacccccctcgagGTATCTTTTAAAATGTTTATCACTCCGATACAGACTGGCCTAATTTAAGCCGTAAACCATGTAGAgtgttaaaataataaaaataaatagaagatgaaaaattcgtagtaCGTGTGAATTCACGAGGGTGTGTATCGGTGTGCGTTTATCAGACGGATGTGTACGCAGCGATACGTAGTTATAGAGCTCACGGTCAATGAGATACGTTAACTAAATTGTGAAAGATAGTATAGAAAGAGTCTCGAAATCAAATTCCTCATTTGTCTCACTAATCGTGGAGACGTCGTTTGGCTTAAAGGTCACAATCGGCAGTCGTCGCTATCGCTACACTGCCAAAATATCCGAATTCGTTAATTATTACGACGGATTCCCGATGTTTATATTTAAATGAACGGAGGTCTCGTCCTTGGGTGATTTTtctaatgaataaaattagaaaaagaagcgagatATTCTAATTCCAcatcatcgattattcggaATCATATGATCACAAGTGGTGGGGTAAATTCGAGACACCGAGTGTTCCGTTTGTCGCGGTGTGTCATAGTCACGGAATCGCTTCGTTTCGCGTCTCGCGAAACGAAACGCCGGTACCCGAATTCactttcattcttttcccTCAATTACAGCcgcgacaaaaaaagaaaccacacGACATACAACCGCGCGGCACTTGGAAACCACACGAGGGTACTTAATGCACGGACAATAAAACACGCTCTCAATCCTCATCGTGACAAGTGCCGTGCATCTCCGCGTTACGTTACAACGATCGGAGAAGCTTCCAAACAAATGACCTTGATAATTGCGGCACCCCGCTGTTACCAATTTGTTACCACCGTGACGTTTGTCGCCTTCAGAGTATACGCGATGCGTCGCTAACAAGCGAATCTTTTCGGTCCACGCACAGCTGCGTGCAGGTGGCTAACTTTGTCGCATAATTTCAGGTACATCGAACATGTCGGGCGTCGTAGACGACCTTCGAAAATTTGCGATCCTTCGGGTTTCGCTATCGCGTTCAACGCGAATGAATTAAATATCGCGGTCGGTTTTCGAAGCAGCGATTCTTGGGTCACCCTGTACTCGCTCACCATAGACCATGTCCCACCCACAATGTGAGATCACTGGCGTTACGCAATCGGGCAGCGACTAGGCTAGCAGCGActgtctatacgtatatttctatAGAGGCAAGTCGCGGGCACTGTGAAACGAGAGGAGgatgaagaggaggaagaggacgaggaggaggaggtgcgGTGTGGTGCGAAACGCCGCTGCGGCGCATAGGACACATCATAGAGGAGAGACTGGCGCGGCGCGTTATGTTCTGCACGGTAATAATTGAGCGAGGCCGGGGCCCAGGCGTCTCCgcgcgtacatacgttatacctTGTACActtcgtgtacgtgtattgaaaaaagagaaaaagaaaaatgagagagagagagagagagaaaaaaaaatgtacattcaCACACATTCAGAGAGATTATTAAACTACGTACGCATGCAACGAAAtacgtgtgtaggtatacacgtgtgtaatgTTACGAACTCACACCGCGTAACATATGCGCATTGCGCTCGTTTATACCACGTGCATTTGTATTCGTGGATATGGATGTGCCCTTCAGATTTACAATGATGGAGTGTCTATTTATTAGACGGCCGATTGTTCTTATATAATGAATGGATCATGTAACTACTTCGTTGCGTGCAGCACAATCCTGTAAATGTGTTAAACGTTATTCAGACTCTCCTACCTGTGTGCGTGcaatgtacataaataagcatacaggtatataatacgttatTTACCTGGGTACGATTCTTCTGCGCTGTACATAGCATAGATATTCATAAgactatgtacgtacatacatacacatagttgtacgtacgtacgtttactCGACGGTGTGCGGAGCGTTCGTGGTGAACGCGcgcttataggtatacgtacatatgtaccgaaAGCATACTTTTATCCCGGTGGTAGCTAACCCAACCCGGTCGGTGAGTGCAATTTTAAAAGGCTGTTACTTTTGGCCTTGAACGAAATGTACACTGCTGTAAACATTGCCGGGGACTTGCCTACCCGCTAGATCATAGTCACACGTGACACATGGTGTGTTATATGCGCTACCGTTGCCGCCGCTACCACCGCTGcgtgttgctgttgctgttgctctTGCTGTCGCTGACGGTGACGGTGACGATAGTGCCGCTGATGGCCGGTTAGTTCGACGGTGTGAAATAGTTCCGTGTGTTAAAACCACACCAACTATGAGCAAAGGCGAGGCTTCCTTCTATACGTTCATCCAGCTCTGTATCTATCCATCCACCTATCTATCCGTCAGTCAGTACGGAGCTTCGAATGACTCAGATATGTACAGCAGACATTTTTAGAGATGTACAATTCGCGATTATCCTCACCATATGCGCAATAGTGTTTTGAACGCCCGACAAACATCTATTGAGGtgagattttatttcgatatcGCGTAAGAATCGCGTGCGAGCCTCGGGGGTAGAGACGATGAGGATATTTTtctacgaatttttaattcaccTTCGGGTTgaggtgaatttttgaaaaaaaaggtcacgACAGGGAAAGTCGCTACCGAAAGGCTGGAGAACAAAGAAtacaacgaagaagaagaaaatcgaacCGAGTCGAATGGAATCTTCGAACATCTGCATACCTAAACTTTATTCTCTAAGATCGACGTTGGCATGATCTGGATTCTGGGACATCGGTGTTCGTCACTACTTTTCTCATCTGAACGGTGTCACTCCGTcgttacctatacgtatacatcatCGTTATACGCAGCTCTGTACCATCCGGTTAGTTAGACCTATTAAGACCTCTAGAAACGCGATCTAGAGTGTTTCCCAACTGTTCGGTCAAAACAACGATTCCTCAAAGGCAATGATATCATGCGCTATTAAAATCGGTATACGGACGGACTAATTATATCTGCTGTCGCGAGCGATGCATGCTTCGCCTCTCGTCGCATCgtcttcctccttttctttttgtttttttgtttttttttctctcttattgcCGCCTCTTTGTACCTATACACATCCGCGTCTCGGAGGGAAGCGTGAGATTTCACcgtaaaaagaaacaacaacgaaatgaaatgaaaataaaatgaaaacccTGCACAACTCATGCAGCGTAGCAACGGAActgaaaaaaagcgaacgatCTCATCGGCAGCTGCCGCCGCTACCGCTGTTCAAACCTGTAAGATCGTCGTTGAGAACACCGGAAGCCGCACGAGGCGCGGATGCGAGGATCAATTGTGAGTGGTCTTCCGGGACGCGCGAGAAACGTACAAACGCGGACGAGAAACGTCGTTACGAACGAACTAGACACAGGGTTTAATGAAAATCAAGGACAAAAAAACGCGCTACGAATTTTCGTTCGGAGACTGCGTCACTCCACGGATGATTTCTCGGAGGAGAAATGTCAGCAGCTGCGGTGAATAACGGAATATTTCGGTATCCTGGCTTTCGAAGGGTTGAAAATCTAACTTTCTCTCTTAGTCGTGTTTGCtgttttctttcgcttttgtGTCGCGACTATTAAAAACCGGAAGTATAGCAAATGGCTTCTAGGTGTGAAACCTTCTAGGAGTGTACGCATTTTGCGTATAGCGTGTACGCGTTTACGAATAATGAGTATAGATCACGTACGAGAAATATCTCAGTGTGGAGGTAGCCTTCTTATGTCACACCCATGTGAAACATACGTGCGTATTCAAGGtatatgaattgaaaaaaggcgGGTGAGGCGGCGAAgtttgtatatacgtatacgtatggacATTCGAGGCGCACCATGAAGCTGGGTCTATTCACGTTGGCAGAACCTAATTGGACCCGGAAAAAATAGAGCGGAAATCGCAGGCCCCGTTACACTGAGTTCTCCATTGCCAGATTCTTTTATCTTCTATTCGGCCGTGATTTCATTTAGCATAAACCGGTCTTTCGAACAACGCCTAGTTAGGAGCATTATACAGTAGAAAATTCTTGGCAGGGCACTTTATACCTAtggggtttgttttttttttttttttttttttgttttttaattcatcTTTCGCTgcgatgaaataaagaaacgaaaaccGAGATTtaaaacaacaacgacgacaaaaaacaaaaaaaaaaaatcgtacacgAAAAAAACAGTCCGATCCTAATAActtctttgttaattatcCTGCGACAGAGGCACGGAGGTTTCCTACGACGTCCACTGGATTATTAACACGGCATATATGCAACACATATTTTTATGACAGTTAATCTGACCAATCAATTATTGAAAACCGATTCAATAGGCCGATATCGATCAGCTGTGTCTTCGAGGTGAGATTAAGGCTTCGTTCGGACGCCGCAGCGATTGGGAAATTTGTGTGATTTGGGATATCGATAAATGACTGTTTTCAAGGCTCGAATTCCGtattaattattcgatcatctttattattacaatttttcattcgattctctTCTTTCACAATTTCATTGGATTTTTCGAAACTACGTGTCGTTTAACTGGTTCGATTACCGTGCGAGGCAAAAGTGATTCATCTCGCGAGCACGTACAGCAGCCTGTGTACATCGAATGTGCATTTTACAACGAACTTATGTTCGACTGTACGCATATCGCGATAGAGAAACTTTTCGATATCGGCAAGTTTTATTGACTGTTCAATATCATTATTCAAATCACCAGTGCGTACAGCTCGGATTCGCCTCGTATCTTTTGATTAATCGAATCGTAAAGTCCGCGGTGACGCGGACGTCGACAAATATGTCTACCCGATTGATGCTCGGAATAACATAAGCGCCTATGAACTGTTCCGCAAGACTTTCGTCTCGCTATCGTATGACACTTGTGTGGCCGCACGTGTTAATATACTTTCCGAAGCTAATCATGAATGACATTCGAGGTCCCAAGCCCTGCAGCTTAATCTAACCGTTGAAGTATGGTGCGTTTCATGCTCCCGAGGAAGCTAAGACTATAATTGTATTAAGCGGGGTgacgtgaaagaaaagaaaagaaaaccgtcGATTAGACTTCGGAGTAGAGGTACCGCTTATACTTTGCGGAAATCTGCAATCCGCAGGTTTCATTCCGTTATGGAtgtaaatcgatcgattatgcCACAGTCTggatgataatgaaaaaaaaaaaaaaaaaagtctgacTAACGCGTTTTTTAAGAGCGTTTAACATCAAAGATTATCCCGATCATGTGACTCGGCGACGCTGTGCAGGTGGAACCCCGACCACATCGCTTTGATTACATGCTATGAAAAGTAAACAGCTATCTACGTATATGCAGATAGTTGTTAATATGAAAAATGCGCCAGACTGTACAATGTACATTACGTGacgtaagatttttttttttgttcacttgaTCTAAAAATACGAGaccaaagaaaagaagaaaaaggaaaaaagtatatCGGTCGATTGTGTTAATaaaggcgagaaaaaattttcactctcgtGGGTATATGCCGActttcgatgaatttcaccATTTAACGAACTAACATAAACTCTTGTCGGACTGTTTCAAAATCGTTTTCTCGTTGTTGTAAATCTGGCCGCTAATTGTTTGGGCACATAAGCTCCGGCGCGTCGCTACTTTCATAAATGTTTAACGTCCATATCTTATATTTTATCTCGCTACCCAATTATTGTTGAGATGATATCGGACGGATCGGCTCCGTCAGATATCCGAAATATCGATCCAGAGCCAGAGGCTCACTCGGTCGAGATGCATATCCTCGACATAATGACGCCAGTATGTGTTCATTGACGCTGAATTAGGAATTTGGTAGGGAACACCGGTGGTTTTTTCGGTATCAGAAAGTCTCACTGATTTCTCGTAATTGATATAAATAGTGCGTAGTAATAGATAGGCGGTTATCGCGTTATCGTGCTGAAATGAAAGCATTTATCTGGAGTCGAAATCTACCCGCGTAACGCGACGTTATGTAGGTGTTAGGTGCAACCGGTATAACGTAGCAAATTACGTGGAAACAAAGTGAAAGAATTTATCatcgatatacataataaacTGCATGATAAAGTAATGGGTAAAGTACGTGTGGTATTacacataaatacataggtgtatatatacgaacgcGTAGACATCACTAATCATAAAATCACAGATTACACAAGCGGCTCAACCGGTTACAGCGCAAATAGAACCACCTGTAAAGTAAAAGGCATTCTCTGCCGATGAGAGGGGCTCCAATCCCTCCGCCCATTCTCCTCCGGCTGGAAACCACTCGACACGTTACGCGacgcaacagcagcagcagcagcagcagcaacagcaacagcacaACTCGATCGCGTAGCGTCCCGTCGTCATCGTCAAGGCCCAAATAGAATAAGGAAAACGCAAATGCAATCATCATATAACACCGACTGACCCTGAACTTCGTAACAACAATTTCCCTCGCAGATATGCATCTGTAGTAACCAGTAATGACAATCATTATAAACGTGATTACTGCAATATAAGTTGAGCTTCTATATGGACTTAGAAATTTATACAAACGGAGATGTTGTGTaatcgcatatacatataattacacGTTTCCGTCTTATTTTCCAACTGTCGCTTTATCATTCATCGTTCTATCgggtattttttcaacattgtttcttttttttttttttctatcaaccaCCAGGTAGCCAACCTcggaaaatgataaaataacgatttCCCCGATTCTCCGCAGGTGTGGATGAGGCTATGAAAATTTGGGCCGGTCATTATGAGAACTTTGGGTCAATGAACCCGAAATCGGTGACGACCGGGACGTTGACGACGCGgatcggatcgatcgatttttaataattacctCAATTTTCAGACGATGTATACGGACGGTCTGCTGACCCTCCATTATGGGAAACACCCTGCAACATTGGCAGCAGAGGTTGGCGCTTGGTACAGCGGTGACCAACACGTGGACGTCGCTCTGGCCTGCGACGATGGCTCCGTCGTCAGGGCTCATCGGGTCGTCTTGGCGGCCGCTAGTCCCCTCTTAGCTACCCTACTTCGTGACCCCGCCCTGGACCACGTCGTCCACCTGTCCGGGGTCAGAAAACCTCAACTTAATTATCTACTCGAGTTCCTGTACAACGGGGAAGCCTTGATACCGGTAAGCGAATGGATCCGACCGCCCTTTGAAATACCCGAAAAATCGACTCGCatcaaatttacaaaattcgtCGTTCGTCCGATTAAGAATCTCATCGTGATTTCATGAAGGTAAAGAACTGTGTGATTTCACGTTCTTTATCGCAATCAGAAAAGTTCGTTCAGGAtcaaatcaattttctattctgAGAGTAGCCTGTagttcagaaataaaaatgtccaAGGATTCAAATAATTTGCGACTGAGTACAAACTGCTAGTGCAAAAGTATAAGTAATTCTCTCAAACGATTCTGAAATCGCGTATACAAACTCATTGAGGCAGTCATCGTTTTCTGAATCACCGACAATTGTtgggaaaaatattaatattaattataatagaagccttgaaaaaaggaaaacccgTTTCGGTATCGTATGAAGAAATTTCATCACGCTATTGCTGAAAATCACAGGAAGTCGCTGAATCATATAATCCTCCGAAATCGCAACGACTACCCATGCGGTGTAACAGCGACGCGAAATCTCAAATTATATGCAACGTTCGTTATTTCGTTGCCGAATATCggactttttcttattttttattcaacgtttcctttttttttctcctctgaaACCACCCAGTCAACGGAGCTGATTCCTCTGCGAGAACTGTTCGAGTTGCTTCAAATAAAATCGGAGCTTTTCGAACCGAACCATCCGCAGACTTCTACAAAGTCTGAACAGGAGAGGATACCGACGCCCCAACCGTCAGAGAGTCAAGAAAGCTCGAGTTACGAATCGCAGTACGACGGCAGGTAGGTTATCCGTTGAAGTTTTAATCCTTGTACACCTATGTAAAACGGACCTTCCATCGATCGGTCGGTAAAATAGATCGATCTAGCAGATTTTCGAAGCGTTTTTTTCCCGCCAACGAACCGGCCACTGATCGAAATGCTCCTATTACAGCAGGCAGTCGAATAACCCGGCGGACTGCTGTTCCGTTCTTATAAAAACTGAGGGCTGTGAAGACGATCCGGAAGTCGACGTTGAGGGCGTCGAAGGAGAAACGCATCATTTAACCGACAACAGGGAAGGCAGCGTCGAACCTCCCAGGAGGAGGGATAGCTCCGATCCCGTTAATCTCTGTTTAAACTCGGGCGCCACCACTACCAGCGAAGGATCTCACGACACCGCGCACAGGTAAGCAAACTTGTGGCggttaattttgatttttcaaatttccgacgATTGGGGTGGAAagtcgataaaaaattgcatttttttgaGAGAGAGCATTTGCAACTCGCGTGCGCGGTACTCAATTATTTCTGACAACGGAGAGACAGATTATTTCTCCGTTACACCGACTGAATTCACGAGGTCTTTTAGCATCAATTTTCTGTGCCCCTGAGAATTTCGCTATTTATAGACTCACGTGATAGTTTTATGAGTAAGCGATAATTGCAATTACCAACAAATCACATTTGTATTTCCATTATCTCGGAGGTTCCTCGTGGTAACTAGCATACAGCTCTTACGACGAGCAGTTAATTGGCTCCGAACTCCGACTCTCGCGGCGATGAAGAATTTTAAACTAAATACGACACCCGACCCTTTTTCAGGCCGGAAAAGCCGTTACTGgagcgtcgcgaatcactgGAAGAGGCTGAAGAAAGGAGAAGACAACTCGCGGCCCGTTTGGCACTGGGTCTGGAACCGGGCAAACGAAAACCGGAAGAGTTACCCTTACAACCGGCGGAAGCGTACGTGGTAACGCCGCACCGGAAAAGAAGACCAGGTTTTCACAACGCGCCCGCACAGAATCCAGCCTTTGTCCCCTTTAATCCCGGATTCGAAACGCCCCGAAGGCTACAAGCGCCGCATCCCCTGAGCGTCTCGGCCCCACCCTACCTTGTAAGTCATTTATCGATTCCCCCGCCTCTGCGGAGtgctcgaaagaaaaatgacaataaaaGAGCAAAATCAATGCGAAATCGTTTCGCCCGAGGCTTTTAACCGTACCATTTTTATTCCCCTTTTTCAACAGGACAGACCGGTGACGCCGCCCGGGGCATCGCACAGGCCGCCCAGCGCGGATCCAGCGAACGTCGGAGGGTTGGAACCACCCTGGGGCGCGTGGACCTTACCTCCGGCTCGTGCTCCGCCACCCCCGCCATCGGATGACCCTCCGAAACCAACCCCCGTCAGAGAATACCGTTGTTCGTACTGTGGGAAACAGTTTGGTATGTCTTGGAACCTCAAGACTCATCTACGGGTTCATACCGGTGAAAAACCATTCGCCTGCAGATTGTGCGTGGCTATGTTCAAACAGAAAGCTCACCTGCTTAAGCACCTCTGTTCGGTGCATAGGGGGGTGATAGCGGCGCCCGACAACACATTTTCCTGTTGTTTTTGCGCTTTGAGTTTCGATAGCTTGCAGGAGCTCATCAGGCACTTGTCGGGGCCGCACAATAATTTACTGTTAAGTAAAAATCTACATGACTAAATTATACACCGGAAAGCCCAAGGCTTGTCGAGTGTTAAGCTCCTCTATCCACGCCAACAAACCACCATACGCCACATAAAAACCCCTCGAACAACAGTTTCAATTATATCGATAATACACGCTGCGACGTAGCGACTATTATTCGATTCTTATTAATTTGATTCTTATCATAGTATctctttctcccgttcgttattatttctcgtttttcttagtgtctcagagCTCCTCACGCCAGATGACggttgttataatttttatttgttagtTTTCCGATAGCCGTTCATTTTTAGTAtattcatcgaaatttttatttattgttatattatatatatataatacttaTACGATTAGGTGGGTACCGTACACGAAATTAGGTACCACGTTTGTTACCGCTGTATTTATTactacgatatacatatttttcaaatatggtATAGACGTGATCCTTCAGCTGGCGATAAAGTTCTGGCGAACGGTGGTGCGTGTACCGTGTGTCCCAGCGTTCACAACGCAGTATGTCTGGCTGCCTGCCCTCGAGCGCTACCCCTTCCCTATAGCTTCACGTTAATTCGCGGACCTCGGTATGACTTACCGATACAGCGTAAGCCTGGCGCTCGATGTTGGGCAATTAGACATACCGCGGTCCAGACGCTGGAACACGCGGTATATCGATATACACGCCCTACCATACAATACAATACTAATTATCGTGTCTGTCGTCCTTTACGTCAAATTGCGTAAAAGTACCTGGATGCTTGATAAATGataagttttcgaaaaacgacgaaaacaaTGCAAATCAAGTATTGTCGTTTTTCGAAACCTCCATTATCCGCACGCACAAATACCGGTAccaatttgtttctttctgTTTGGGTGATTGATTACAGCCAGGGTTACGAGACAACGCGTTTATAGAAACCAATGAAATGGTAAAATCATGTGAAAATTACCCGTCCCGAAATGCTA from Athalia rosae chromosome 1, iyAthRosa1.1, whole genome shotgun sequence carries:
- the LOC105686061 gene encoding transcription factor Ken 2 produces the protein MYTDGLLTLHYGKHPATLAAEVGAWYSGDQHVDVALACDDGSVVRAHRVVLAAASPLLATLLRDPALDHVVHLSGVRKPQLNYLLEFLYNGEALIPSTELIPLRELFELLQIKSELFEPNHPQTSTKSEQERIPTPQPSESQESSSYESQYDGSRQSNNPADCCSVLIKTEGCEDDPEVDVEGVEGETHHLTDNREGSVEPPRRRDSSDPVNLCLNSGATTTSEGSHDTAHRPEKPLLERRESLEEAEERRRQLAARLALGLEPGKRKPEELPLQPAEAYVVTPHRKRRPGFHNAPAQNPAFVPFNPGFETPRRLQAPHPLSVSAPPYLDRPVTPPGASHRPPSADPANVGGLEPPWGAWTLPPARAPPPPPSDDPPKPTPVREYRCSYCGKQFGMSWNLKTHLRVHTGEKPFACRLCVAMFKQKAHLLKHLCSVHRGVIAAPDNTFSCCFCALSFDSLQELIRHLSGPHNNLLLSKNLHD